Proteins from one Sylvia atricapilla isolate bSylAtr1 chromosome 1, bSylAtr1.pri, whole genome shotgun sequence genomic window:
- the PSCA gene encoding prostate stem cell antigen has translation MKAFLVLLLGALLCLDSGSSLQCYSCTPQISNSKCMKKEDCGTKTACKTEVIRLAGLFSIISKGCDSSCADSYSDFNVGNRNISCCTTDLCNVNAAGSVRSSYGLAGGIAAGVLWVTLSNKF, from the exons ATGAAGGCTTTCCTTGTGCTCCTCCTTGGAGCGCTCCTGTGCCTGGACTCAG GTTCATCTTTGCAATGCTACAGCTGCACACCCCAGATCAGCAACTCCAAGTGCATGAAGAAGGAGGACTGTGGCACGAAGACTGCGTGCAAGACAGAAGTGATCC GGCTTGCGGGGCTCTTCAGCATCATCAGCAAGGGATGTGACTCCTCGTGTGCCGATTCCTACAGCGACTTCAACGTGGGCAACAGGAACATCTCCTGCTGCACCACTGACCTCTGCAACGTCAACGCTGCGGGCAGTGTGAGGTCCAGCTACGGGCTGGCCGGAGGGATAGCGGCCGGAGTGCTCTGGGTCACCCTCAGCAACAAATtctga